One stretch of Candidatus Baltobacteraceae bacterium DNA includes these proteins:
- a CDS encoding YbaB/EbfC family nucleoid-associated protein, producing the protein MNQAQMMQQIRKMQEQMAKAQEELANTTVTGTAGGEAVTVEMTGEFKTKAVHIKKEAIDPEDAETLEDLIVVAVNDAVTKVQDLSGKKMGALTGGLRIPGLM; encoded by the coding sequence ATGAATCAAGCCCAGATGATGCAGCAGATTCGCAAGATGCAAGAGCAGATGGCGAAGGCGCAAGAAGAGCTCGCGAACACGACGGTCACCGGTACCGCCGGCGGTGAAGCCGTTACCGTCGAGATGACCGGCGAGTTCAAAACCAAAGCCGTGCACATCAAGAAAGAAGCGATCGATCCCGAGGATGCTGAGACGCTCGAGGATTTGATCGTCGTCGCCGTCAACGACGCGGTTACCAAAGTCCAAGATCTATCCGGTAAGAAGATGGGTGCGTTGACGGGCGGCTTGCGCATTCCGGGATTGATGTAG
- the dnaX gene encoding DNA polymerase III subunit gamma/tau — protein MSLYRTWRPRTFAELVGQDAVVRTLTTALETGRLAHAYLFSGPRGSGKTSAAKILARCIDCERGPTATPDNTCENCRSILDGTALDVLEIDAASNRGIDEIRALRDAVKFAPTTMRRKVYIIDEAHMITPAGANAFLKTLEEPPEHAVFILCTTAPEALPATVLSRCQRYAFRRIAVPAMIARMRTIAEAESIAIDDAALGAIAYRAEGGLRDALTMLEQAAAFGGGNVDLAAFEAAFGSSGQQTAQELLGNMLAAQTVAALRTIERASDEGLDMQTLLRGLIAELRHLLVGRIDPELLEHDLSADDAARAAERAGGTPQARIVRGLRLTMDALAAARLSGNARLELETAVLRFMLQGEDPTLDALASRVAALEGGAPAAASAPAPMPAPAAKPVPKTAARAAKPAAPAPPPEAPVETNLTLQRLEHHWPAIIDRIREKKPSISGHLARARLVDFDGSTLTIAVPDETTLNMLRGELDIAGQTLADVTKRNIGIKTIVAPNAKPADDGEDDAADLLGYAVRKLST, from the coding sequence GTGTCCCTTTATCGCACGTGGCGGCCCCGTACGTTCGCAGAGCTCGTAGGTCAGGACGCCGTCGTGCGTACGCTCACAACCGCGCTCGAGACCGGACGTCTCGCGCATGCCTACCTTTTCTCCGGCCCGCGCGGATCGGGGAAAACTTCGGCTGCCAAGATATTGGCACGCTGCATCGATTGCGAACGCGGCCCAACCGCGACGCCCGACAACACCTGCGAGAATTGTCGCTCGATTCTGGACGGCACTGCGCTCGACGTGCTCGAGATCGACGCTGCGAGCAATCGCGGCATCGATGAGATCCGCGCGTTGCGCGACGCGGTGAAATTCGCGCCGACGACGATGCGGCGCAAAGTGTACATCATCGACGAAGCACATATGATCACTCCGGCCGGCGCGAACGCGTTTCTGAAAACGCTCGAAGAGCCACCCGAGCACGCCGTCTTCATTTTGTGCACGACGGCGCCCGAAGCATTACCGGCGACCGTTCTCTCGCGTTGTCAGCGTTACGCATTCCGGCGAATCGCCGTCCCCGCTATGATCGCGCGCATGCGTACGATCGCGGAGGCAGAGAGTATTGCGATCGACGACGCCGCGCTCGGCGCGATCGCGTACCGCGCTGAAGGCGGCCTGCGCGATGCGCTCACCATGCTCGAACAAGCCGCAGCGTTTGGGGGCGGAAACGTCGACTTGGCGGCCTTCGAAGCCGCGTTCGGCTCGAGCGGCCAGCAAACCGCACAAGAGCTGCTCGGCAACATGCTCGCCGCCCAGACGGTCGCGGCGCTGCGCACGATCGAGCGCGCCAGCGATGAGGGCCTCGACATGCAGACGCTGCTCCGCGGGCTGATCGCCGAGTTGCGGCATTTGCTCGTAGGCCGCATCGACCCGGAGCTGCTCGAGCACGACCTTTCGGCCGACGATGCCGCGCGCGCCGCGGAACGTGCCGGCGGAACGCCGCAAGCCCGCATCGTTCGCGGCCTGCGCCTCACGATGGATGCGCTCGCCGCAGCCCGTCTCTCCGGCAATGCGCGGCTCGAGCTTGAAACGGCCGTCTTGCGGTTCATGCTGCAGGGCGAGGATCCGACGCTCGATGCGCTCGCATCCCGCGTCGCCGCGCTCGAAGGCGGAGCGCCAGCGGCGGCGTCTGCACCGGCGCCGATGCCGGCTCCGGCGGCCAAGCCGGTCCCCAAAACCGCCGCACGCGCAGCGAAGCCCGCCGCACCGGCCCCACCACCGGAAGCCCCGGTCGAGACCAATCTCACCCTGCAACGGCTCGAGCACCATTGGCCGGCGATCATCGATAGAATCCGTGAAAAGAAGCCCTCGATTTCGGGCCATCTCGCGCGGGCGAGGCTCGTCGACTTCGACGGATCGACGCTGACGATCGCGGTACCCGACGAAACGACGCTGAACATGCTGCGCGGCGAGCTCGACATTGCCGGTCAGACGCTGGCCGACGTGACGAAGCGGAATATCGGGATCAAGACGATCGTTGCCCCGAACGCAAAACCGGCGGACGATGGCGAAGATGATGCAGCCGATCTCCTCGGGTATGCGGTCAGGAAGTTGAGCACATGA
- a CDS encoding RecQ family ATP-dependent DNA helicase, with protein sequence MNLLAALQEKFGFKAFHPGQEEVITRIMAGQDILAILATGAGKSLCYQLPALLLEGTTVVVSPLIALMKDQLDMLRERGVTEVVALNSTLSEDQEAAAVARVARGEIKIVFVTPEKLEDQVFVGTLKSLMVPLFVVDEAHCISQWGHDFRPAYLGLGHVIAELHNPTVLALTATATPAVRDDILVQLGIPGTKAIVKGFDRPNLRYEVFRAESESTKLRTLRDLFKTGLSGTGIIYTATIKNALDVQAYLHEHLDLPCAVYHSKLQKQDRVSVHNLFQAEEIRAVVATNAFGLGIDKANIRFVVHYDLPGSVEAYTQEAGRAGRDGNPSRCILLYRMSDTRVQNYFLTGKYPDIEEVQKVYGTLELFGDQPGGVSLTDLRKISQLPLTKLKVVLALLKKSGYILASERGKYALPPAENGRRILDLHNYETKKTYDQSKLAMMLQYSESGSCRRKFILNYFGEDFEPENCGACDNCIRAMARRTAAPVSAGATFTVTQSNGANGFRIGDVVSHTKFGQGTVERAEKDLVTVLFPTVGYKTLLASAVKRSAMPATEKIA encoded by the coding sequence TTGAATCTTCTAGCTGCCTTGCAAGAGAAGTTCGGCTTCAAGGCATTTCACCCAGGACAAGAAGAGGTCATCACCCGCATTATGGCGGGCCAAGACATCCTTGCGATCCTCGCGACGGGCGCAGGAAAAAGCTTGTGCTATCAGCTTCCCGCGCTGTTGCTCGAAGGAACGACCGTCGTCGTCAGTCCGCTGATCGCGCTGATGAAAGATCAGCTCGACATGTTACGCGAGCGCGGCGTTACGGAAGTCGTGGCGCTCAACTCAACGTTGTCGGAAGACCAAGAAGCGGCCGCGGTCGCGCGCGTTGCGCGCGGTGAGATCAAGATCGTTTTCGTCACGCCGGAAAAACTCGAGGACCAAGTCTTCGTCGGCACGCTGAAATCGCTGATGGTACCGCTGTTCGTCGTCGATGAAGCCCATTGCATCAGCCAGTGGGGCCACGATTTTCGTCCCGCGTATCTCGGACTCGGTCACGTGATCGCGGAGCTGCACAATCCGACGGTTCTGGCACTGACGGCGACCGCAACGCCTGCGGTCCGCGACGACATTCTGGTGCAGCTCGGGATTCCCGGGACGAAAGCCATCGTCAAAGGATTCGACCGCCCGAATTTGCGTTACGAAGTTTTTCGCGCCGAATCGGAGAGCACGAAGCTGCGGACGCTACGCGATCTCTTCAAAACCGGTTTGAGCGGAACCGGCATCATCTACACCGCGACGATCAAAAACGCGCTCGACGTGCAAGCCTATCTGCACGAGCATCTCGATCTGCCGTGCGCCGTGTATCATTCGAAGCTGCAGAAGCAGGATCGCGTCTCGGTTCACAATCTGTTTCAGGCTGAAGAGATTCGTGCCGTCGTCGCGACCAACGCATTTGGTCTGGGGATCGACAAGGCGAATATCCGTTTTGTCGTTCATTACGATCTGCCGGGTTCGGTCGAAGCCTATACGCAAGAAGCCGGCCGCGCGGGCCGGGATGGAAATCCGTCGCGCTGCATTTTGCTCTATCGCATGAGCGACACGCGCGTCCAAAACTATTTCTTGACCGGCAAGTATCCGGACATCGAAGAAGTTCAGAAGGTCTACGGCACGCTGGAGCTATTCGGCGATCAGCCCGGCGGCGTATCGCTGACCGATTTGCGAAAGATCTCGCAGTTGCCGCTCACCAAGCTCAAAGTCGTCCTGGCGCTGCTCAAGAAGAGCGGTTACATTCTGGCGAGCGAGCGCGGAAAATACGCGTTGCCGCCGGCTGAAAACGGCCGCCGCATCCTCGATCTTCACAACTACGAGACGAAAAAAACGTACGATCAGAGCAAGCTGGCGATGATGCTGCAGTACTCCGAATCGGGGTCCTGCCGCCGCAAGTTCATCCTCAACTACTTCGGCGAGGATTTCGAACCCGAGAATTGCGGCGCATGTGACAACTGCATCCGCGCGATGGCGCGGCGAACGGCTGCTCCGGTTAGCGCCGGGGCGACCTTTACGGTGACGCAGTCGAACGGAGCGAATGGTTTCCGCATCGGTGATGTGGTGTCACATACGAAGTTCGGGCAAGGCACGGTCGAGCGCGCCGAGAAAGACTTGGTAACGGTGCTCTTCCCGACCGTCGGCTACAAGACGCTGCTCGCATCCGCTGTGAAGCGCTCCGCGATGCCGGCCACCGAGAAGATTGCATGA
- a CDS encoding M48 family metalloprotease: protein MRRRALAIALILMLLCAYTPAHPVLATSTGGEIQAGQQTDRQVQDAYTIIKDPLENAWVEDVAKKLWAQVARKDLPYSIKIIDAGDVNAFTTIGGFIYVNEGTLDFVQSDDELAAVIGHETGHNERRHAVMLQNKATITNILFSIGALFSPWIYQFGQLAEAGLLAKWSRQDESEADAYGVLLMTRAGYDPYAAVTFMQHLNATHKEGNGVIDRYFADHPAAPERVKALLANSDVNFEKRSNDQLLVTALHNQNEGRYSMASIEFAQILKRDPNNAQAELGMGDMQLALGQSTKSEQTLAQVASLGNEQATQLANTHLLALRESVKKTELLKANLQPLKDQFAAAQADEARNVVLLEARREGAKKQVKALHDRIQAVAYGLPYWFGYYQPRSHSRLDVVMKNFYALARSLDTAIDKSTTTMSAIGSLEKKKQGGMVKDDATIFDELGAPLKLDRPSPEALALFPTYPRLFTDMSTQNGDAIRAADAARGSLALLDVGLGKVDQFFKFLARVHVDPLGDISQTDFNALTPSMTEAVTAMSNAAVAASQSEQLMDMARAQQVQTRITMLGLGFPSERYETLRRALAERFPNMELTYDEMVQNDLTPGECAAATIVAAATDATPQSIVKEAKAENRSIIEVANARGMRAKSLEIFLGLTYMDYKDDPVAEAATHPV from the coding sequence ATGAGACGACGCGCGCTAGCCATTGCACTCATACTGATGCTGCTGTGTGCCTACACCCCGGCACACCCGGTGCTCGCAACCTCGACGGGCGGCGAAATTCAAGCCGGCCAGCAGACCGATCGTCAGGTGCAAGACGCCTACACGATCATCAAGGACCCGCTCGAGAACGCGTGGGTGGAGGACGTCGCGAAAAAGCTCTGGGCCCAAGTCGCGCGCAAAGATCTCCCATATTCGATCAAAATCATCGACGCGGGCGACGTCAACGCGTTTACGACCATCGGCGGCTTCATTTACGTCAATGAAGGGACGCTCGACTTCGTGCAGTCCGACGACGAGCTAGCCGCCGTCATCGGACACGAAACCGGTCACAACGAGCGCCGGCACGCCGTCATGCTCCAAAACAAGGCCACGATCACGAACATCCTGTTTTCAATCGGCGCGCTGTTCTCGCCGTGGATCTATCAGTTCGGACAACTGGCCGAAGCCGGACTCCTCGCCAAGTGGTCGCGTCAAGACGAAAGTGAAGCGGACGCGTACGGCGTTCTGCTGATGACGCGCGCCGGCTACGATCCGTACGCGGCCGTCACGTTCATGCAGCATCTGAACGCGACGCACAAAGAAGGCAACGGCGTCATCGACCGTTATTTCGCCGACCATCCGGCCGCGCCGGAACGCGTGAAAGCGCTGCTGGCGAATTCGGACGTCAATTTCGAGAAGCGCTCGAACGATCAACTGCTCGTCACCGCGCTGCACAATCAGAACGAAGGCCGCTACAGCATGGCCTCGATCGAGTTCGCGCAGATCCTCAAACGCGATCCGAATAACGCGCAAGCCGAGCTCGGCATGGGCGACATGCAACTCGCGCTCGGCCAGAGCACCAAGAGCGAACAAACGCTTGCACAGGTAGCTTCACTCGGAAACGAGCAAGCCACCCAGCTCGCAAACACGCATTTGTTGGCGCTGCGCGAGAGCGTCAAGAAAACCGAACTGCTTAAAGCCAACCTGCAGCCACTCAAAGATCAGTTCGCGGCGGCGCAAGCCGACGAAGCACGGAACGTCGTGTTGCTCGAAGCGCGGCGCGAGGGCGCGAAAAAGCAAGTCAAAGCTCTTCACGATCGCATCCAAGCCGTCGCCTACGGTTTGCCGTACTGGTTCGGGTACTACCAGCCGAGATCTCACTCTCGACTCGACGTCGTCATGAAGAACTTCTACGCCCTAGCGCGTTCGCTCGATACGGCAATCGACAAGAGCACGACGACGATGTCGGCCATCGGGTCGCTCGAGAAAAAGAAACAAGGCGGGATGGTCAAGGATGACGCGACGATCTTCGATGAGCTCGGCGCGCCTTTAAAGCTCGATCGACCGTCGCCCGAAGCGCTGGCGCTGTTCCCGACGTATCCCAGGCTCTTTACCGATATGAGCACGCAGAACGGCGACGCCATTCGCGCAGCCGATGCGGCGCGCGGCTCGCTCGCGCTACTCGACGTTGGCCTCGGCAAGGTCGATCAATTCTTCAAGTTCCTCGCGCGCGTGCACGTCGACCCGTTGGGTGATATCTCACAGACGGACTTCAACGCGTTGACGCCATCGATGACCGAGGCCGTCACGGCCATGTCGAATGCGGCAGTCGCGGCGTCGCAGTCCGAGCAGCTGATGGATATGGCGCGCGCCCAGCAAGTCCAAACACGCATCACCATGCTCGGCCTCGGGTTCCCGAGCGAACGGTACGAGACACTCCGCCGCGCGCTCGCAGAGCGATTCCCGAATATGGAGCTGACGTATGATGAGATGGTGCAGAACGACCTGACGCCCGGCGAATGCGCGGCTGCGACGATCGTTGCCGCCGCTACCGATGCGACCCCGCAGTCGATCGTCAAGGAAGCAAAGGCGGAGAACCGCTCGATCATCGAGGTTGCCAACGCCCGCGGCATGCGCGCGAAATCGCTCGAGATCTTCTTAGGTCTGACGTACATGGACTACAAGGACGATCCGGTCGCGGAAGCGGCGACCCATCCTGTATAG
- a CDS encoding septum site-determining protein MinC: MIRAKAGGLEIVFSGRPFADGYDELRERLASSPDFYRGASATVVLAEVPSGDQLHLIASTLDEAGIEWDGAYGLDSGSGVAPLPRREPRHDVTLSDNARSLVADFEGARKDLAGRRQRGERRVAPALVAVPARVAAAPEPEPASAVLYHRGTLRGGQSLANVGHIIVVGDVNPGAELVAGGDIVVFGALRGVAHAGAQGDRSARVYALVLEPTQLRIATTIAAGAERTGAPVPEEAFLAEAGDRIAIAPAGQPPHLKSTAEQS; encoded by the coding sequence ATGATTCGCGCCAAGGCGGGCGGGCTGGAGATCGTGTTCTCCGGCCGGCCGTTCGCTGATGGATACGACGAGCTGCGCGAGCGGCTCGCGTCGTCGCCTGATTTCTATCGCGGCGCGAGCGCGACGGTCGTGCTTGCCGAGGTCCCCTCCGGCGACCAATTGCACCTTATTGCCTCGACACTGGATGAGGCCGGAATCGAGTGGGACGGCGCCTACGGTCTCGATAGCGGCAGCGGCGTCGCTCCGCTTCCGAGGCGCGAACCACGCCACGACGTCACGCTTTCCGACAACGCACGTTCCCTCGTCGCCGATTTCGAGGGTGCGCGTAAAGATTTGGCCGGTCGCCGTCAGCGCGGCGAACGCCGCGTCGCGCCGGCGCTCGTTGCGGTCCCGGCGCGCGTCGCTGCGGCGCCCGAGCCGGAACCAGCCTCCGCTGTCCTCTACCATCGCGGCACGCTGCGCGGCGGCCAGTCACTGGCGAACGTCGGGCACATCATCGTCGTCGGCGACGTGAATCCCGGCGCCGAGCTGGTTGCCGGCGGTGACATCGTAGTCTTCGGCGCGCTGCGCGGGGTCGCACATGCGGGAGCGCAAGGCGATCGCAGCGCGCGCGTCTACGCGCTCGTCCTCGAACCGACTCAGCTTCGGATAGCGACGACGATCGCGGCGGGGGCCGAGCGCACCGGCGCGCCGGTTCCCGAGGAGGCCTTCTTGGCCGAGGCCGGCGATCGCATCGCAATTGCGCCCGCCGGTCAACCCCCACACCTCAAATCGACAGCGGAGCAATCATGA
- the minD gene encoding septum site-determining protein MinD → MKARRIVVTSGKGGVGKTTTTANLGAALAVRGKRVILVDADIGLRNLDLVLGVEKRIVFDLVEVVEGRCQVRQALVRDKRFGESLAILPAAQTREKTAVTELQFADVVNNLAEMCDYVLIDSPAGIEHGFRNAIAGAAEAIVVTTPEVSAIRDADRVIGKLQERGLPMRLIVNRVRPEMVRNGEMMSVDDVCDILSAELLGIVPDDPEVIDTTNRGVPLVLDPTQRLGAIYTKIARRLEGEMIPFTQLGTGGFFGRLFEALRAG, encoded by the coding sequence ATGAAAGCACGGCGGATCGTCGTCACCAGCGGCAAAGGCGGCGTCGGCAAAACGACGACGACGGCAAATCTTGGCGCAGCGCTGGCCGTACGCGGCAAGCGCGTCATCTTGGTCGACGCCGACATCGGCCTGCGGAATCTCGATCTCGTCCTAGGTGTCGAGAAGCGGATCGTCTTCGATCTGGTCGAGGTCGTCGAAGGCCGCTGTCAGGTGCGGCAAGCGCTGGTTCGCGACAAGCGTTTTGGTGAGTCGCTCGCGATTTTGCCTGCGGCGCAAACGCGCGAGAAGACGGCCGTCACGGAGCTCCAGTTTGCCGACGTCGTCAACAATCTGGCCGAGATGTGCGATTACGTGCTTATCGATTCGCCCGCCGGAATCGAGCACGGATTCCGCAACGCGATCGCCGGCGCCGCCGAGGCGATCGTCGTGACGACGCCGGAAGTGAGCGCGATTCGCGACGCCGATCGTGTCATCGGAAAATTACAAGAGCGCGGATTGCCGATGCGGCTCATCGTGAATCGCGTGCGTCCCGAAATGGTGCGTAACGGCGAAATGATGTCGGTCGACGACGTCTGCGACATTCTCTCCGCCGAATTGCTCGGGATCGTCCCCGACGACCCGGAAGTGATCGACACGACGAATCGTGGCGTTCCGCTCGTGCTCGATCCAACGCAACGGCTCGGTGCGATCTATACGAAGATTGCACGCCGCCTCGAGGGCGAGATGATTCCGTTTACACAGCTTGGAACCGGCGGCTTCTTCGGTCGTCTCTTCGAAGCGCTGAGAGCAGGATAG
- the minD gene encoding septum site-determining protein MinD codes for METQRVVSAPSESAPQIEIHTPAAPVEPQKRPKTRGRSIVVTSGKGGVGKTTTTANLGVALAARGARVVLIDADVGLRNLDLVLGLESRVRYHVLDVLEGRVSLADALVRDKRVPTLHLLAAAQNREKDEVATDAMIGLVEQLRGDFDYVLIDSPAGIETGFKNAIAAADEAIVVCTPEVAAVRDVDRVVGLLGNRINVQLVVNRIRPALVRKGKMLSVDDVNSILRLPLLGVLGDAPDVIVSTNRGEPVALDDASETGAAYRAIAARIAGEDVAAPQAGEPEGFLDKLGSFFGGRR; via the coding sequence ATGGAAACCCAACGAGTTGTTTCAGCACCGTCTGAATCAGCGCCCCAAATAGAAATACACACTCCTGCCGCGCCCGTCGAGCCACAGAAAAGGCCGAAGACGCGCGGACGCTCGATTGTCGTAACGAGCGGTAAAGGTGGTGTCGGCAAAACGACGACAACTGCGAATCTCGGTGTAGCGCTCGCAGCGCGCGGTGCGCGCGTCGTGTTGATCGATGCCGACGTCGGATTGCGCAACCTCGATTTGGTCCTAGGCTTGGAAAGCCGCGTGCGCTATCATGTTCTCGACGTGTTGGAAGGCCGCGTTTCGCTTGCCGATGCGCTCGTACGCGACAAGCGCGTGCCGACGCTGCATCTGCTGGCGGCTGCGCAAAATCGTGAGAAAGACGAGGTCGCTACCGACGCGATGATTGGTCTCGTCGAACAATTGCGCGGTGACTTCGACTACGTCTTGATCGATTCGCCGGCCGGGATCGAGACCGGTTTCAAGAATGCTATTGCCGCTGCAGATGAAGCAATCGTCGTATGTACGCCCGAAGTCGCAGCCGTGCGCGACGTCGATCGCGTCGTCGGATTGCTCGGCAATCGCATCAATGTGCAGCTGGTCGTGAATCGCATCCGTCCCGCACTCGTGCGTAAAGGCAAGATGCTCTCGGTAGACGACGTGAATTCAATCTTGCGCCTTCCGCTTCTGGGTGTACTCGGGGATGCACCCGACGTGATCGTCTCGACGAATCGCGGTGAACCCGTCGCGCTGGATGACGCATCCGAAACGGGTGCGGCCTACCGTGCGATCGCGGCGCGCATCGCAGGTGAAGACGTGGCTGCACCGCAGGCCGGTGAGCCGGAAGGGTTCCTCGACAAATTGGGTTCGTTCTTCGGAGGTCGTCGCTAA
- the minE gene encoding cell division topological specificity factor MinE: MRKRVMEWFRVMFGTPSSSSVAKDRLRLVLLSDHLALAPDVIEAMRRDIFDVISRYVEVDEVHSDVSFEHKDEGIAMLANIPIISVKPREPGLRISEEGSPKEETSVLETVSVNGHNSDNYGRRPRKRRRRKASGASQTAPAQ; the protein is encoded by the coding sequence ATGCGGAAGCGGGTTATGGAATGGTTCCGAGTGATGTTCGGGACTCCGAGCTCCAGCTCGGTCGCAAAGGACCGGCTGCGGCTGGTGCTGCTTTCGGATCATCTCGCGCTCGCGCCCGACGTCATCGAGGCGATGCGGCGCGACATCTTCGACGTCATCTCGCGCTACGTCGAAGTCGACGAGGTGCACAGCGACGTCAGCTTCGAGCATAAAGACGAGGGGATCGCGATGCTCGCAAACATCCCGATCATCTCGGTCAAACCCCGCGAGCCCGGCCTTCGAATCAGCGAAGAAGGCTCTCCTAAAGAGGAGACGAGCGTGCTCGAGACCGTCAGCGTGAACGGTCACAATTCGGACAACTATGGCCGGCGGCCGCGTAAACGCCGCCGGCGCAAAGCGTCCGGAGCGTCCCAAACCGCTCCGGCGCAATAG
- the rodA gene encoding rod shape-determining protein RodA, with the protein MDRPWYRSFEWPLAIACVLITLMGIVCIHSATSHSSIALGETKKQIVYALGGIALMAACAFMDYRRWQRLALPLYIVMMVLLAFILFKGNTSHGAVRWIALGPFQFQPSEPAKLIIAISIAALLARGTYRRIQDLWLPIVAVAVPALLVLKQPDLGTTLVLLAILTAQLYFGVENLLDFLIYSVTGVVAALYVIGSDKILKPFQKARLLVFLDPKLDPQGSGYSLNQSKIAVGNGGLFGKGLYHGTQTQLNFVPEHSTDFIFTVLGEELGFLGALVLIALYGIVIVCGVRAMYAARDRFGFLLAAGLVTMIFFHILVNVGMTIGIMPITGIPLPFMSYGGSAILTDYAAIGILLNIAMQRDKLIFEQTGEPERPRIGRKPVTARAVLR; encoded by the coding sequence GTGGATCGGCCCTGGTATCGCTCGTTCGAGTGGCCCCTCGCAATCGCGTGCGTTTTGATAACGCTGATGGGGATCGTTTGCATTCACTCGGCGACATCGCACAGCTCGATTGCGCTCGGGGAGACCAAGAAGCAAATCGTCTACGCCCTGGGCGGAATCGCGTTGATGGCAGCCTGCGCGTTTATGGATTATCGCCGTTGGCAACGGCTGGCGCTGCCGCTCTATATCGTCATGATGGTGCTGCTCGCGTTCATCTTGTTCAAGGGCAACACGTCGCACGGCGCAGTGCGCTGGATCGCGCTGGGTCCGTTTCAATTCCAACCTTCGGAACCGGCGAAGCTGATCATCGCGATCTCAATTGCAGCGTTGCTTGCGCGCGGGACGTACCGCCGCATTCAAGATCTGTGGCTGCCGATCGTTGCGGTCGCGGTGCCGGCACTCCTCGTGCTCAAGCAGCCGGATTTGGGGACGACGCTCGTGCTGCTGGCGATTCTCACCGCGCAGCTGTATTTCGGCGTCGAGAATCTGCTCGATTTCCTCATCTACTCGGTGACCGGCGTCGTCGCTGCGCTGTACGTCATCGGCAGCGATAAGATTCTCAAGCCGTTCCAAAAAGCACGGCTGCTCGTGTTTCTCGATCCGAAGCTCGATCCGCAAGGCTCCGGCTACAGCCTCAATCAGTCAAAGATCGCAGTCGGGAACGGCGGCTTATTCGGTAAAGGCCTCTATCACGGCACGCAGACGCAGCTAAACTTCGTCCCCGAACACTCGACCGATTTCATCTTTACGGTTCTGGGCGAAGAGCTAGGATTTCTCGGCGCACTTGTGTTGATTGCGCTCTATGGTATCGTCATCGTGTGTGGGGTTCGCGCGATGTACGCGGCGCGCGACCGGTTCGGTTTCTTGCTCGCGGCCGGACTCGTCACGATGATCTTCTTTCACATTTTGGTCAACGTGGGAATGACGATCGGGATCATGCCGATTACCGGAATTCCTTTGCCGTTTATGTCCTATGGCGGATCGGCAATTCTGACCGACTATGCCGCGATCGGCATTCTGCTCAACATTGCGATGCAGCGGGACAAGCTGATCTTCGAGCAAACCGGAGAGCCCGAGCGTCCGCGCATTGGCCGCAAACCCGTGACGGCGCGGGCCGTCCTCCGCTAG
- a CDS encoding phosphodiesterase has protein sequence MIIAQITDTHIRRKGKLLHHMVNPGKRLRKAIERIRSLDPKPDVVLATGDLTEAGKYVIPGNHDRREAFREAFADQYYLPAYGPLQYTIEEYPVRLIALDTMNDGEAGGVMDEERLAWLDAKLKLAPNRPTLIFMHHPPFRTGIRALDALGFRGSDELGAIVRRNPQIERIICGHVHRAIEMRWYGTTICTALSTAHQFALELRSMHPLGIVLEPPGFALHIWGEGEMATHHCLVSP, from the coding sequence GTGATCATCGCGCAGATCACGGACACGCATATTCGCCGTAAAGGCAAGTTGCTTCACCACATGGTGAATCCCGGAAAGCGTTTGCGCAAAGCGATCGAGCGCATCCGCAGCCTCGATCCCAAGCCCGATGTCGTACTCGCTACCGGCGATCTGACCGAAGCGGGCAAGTACGTCATTCCGGGAAACCACGACCGGCGCGAAGCTTTTCGTGAAGCGTTTGCGGATCAATACTACCTGCCGGCGTACGGCCCACTGCAATACACGATCGAAGAATATCCGGTGCGCTTGATCGCGCTGGACACGATGAACGATGGCGAAGCCGGCGGCGTCATGGACGAAGAACGCCTGGCGTGGCTCGATGCGAAGCTGAAGCTTGCACCGAATCGTCCGACGCTGATCTTCATGCACCATCCGCCGTTTCGAACCGGAATTCGCGCGCTTGACGCGCTGGGATTTCGAGGCTCGGATGAGCTCGGTGCGATCGTGCGCCGCAATCCTCAGATCGAGCGAATCATATGCGGACACGTTCATCGCGCGATCGAGATGCGTTGGTACGGCACGACGATTTGCACGGCGCTGAGCACCGCGCACCAATTTGCACTCGAGCTGCGCAGCATGCATCCGCTCGGAATCGTGCTCGAACCGCCGGGATTCGCGCTGCACATTTGGGGCGAGGGGGAGATGGCGACGCACCATTGCCTCGTCTCCCCCTAG